In Plasmodium reichenowi strain SY57 chromosome 5, whole genome shotgun sequence, the following proteins share a genomic window:
- a CDS encoding hypothetical protein (conserved Plasmodium protein, unknown function~transcript variant 2; alternatively spliced) encodes MNNYNGRKIFSNLEKKGDMNDILKIKKTRADKIFAFDTSGENNNIITNDKYMNNGNRNVDVGNEKMFNYNMKDINKKHLLKNDTYNNNDFNKKIYYDKHNNNEKNYMKVINTNINDNKNIYVDKNYFDENNLIKDRSKFRRLETFNESDQINNACAYNEINDNINNNTNNNTNNNTNNNTNNNTNNNTNNNTNSNTSNNTNNNTNNNTNNNMEVYPNNIKLNYEYSKKNNEKYDSYDEYEKYKNFNQRNVAFTKNNEPNMNFKYSRINRMGGNYIPPTDSRGIMISKKMSSTFHMRDKINAPIVYQSNENDDNMNNINNMNTLNNHNNNNNNNSNSNNSGVIKDDTTKSSNNNITNMDLLKNDSITKDSLNNDEFVQNNLEKHDIPLNTNNEFARNKSMNKKNMMMNQNNLYLQHDKQMGNIIKKYVVEDNNSNMEEEQVNASHMMKYHNYVNHNKERGHVSNNNINNNINNNINNNNNVGDNEANRKKEYHNFSLSTIDSTYSNQNNLEKKFGSKFIDVHHHNVRKENVIIDTPPQNNIDYVDEKKKLVHMEKIENKYNMMVNDTKNSDIKNNDTKKKNNNNMNNMNNVNNMNNMNNVNNMNNMNNVNNMNHMNNVNNMNNVNNMNNMNNMNNSSIPCGVMAIDNNNCNVVPMEYAHLSEYEYENVIKKNYKPCFKKDHMIHMDKNRFMDKGDVGVVMSKNYEFNKKEGTKKIIPQEYVNDINDNMHMTNNMPYGIRKELIINDNNNYNNNNNKLHQDKIMINNMMRENKGNMKKNIPHFGSSPKYDESQLRRQAIKNVDKMEINYKNKNTMNYDNNDMMLIKYDNTNEEIHGMFQSDEEYDNNNLYDNIKGDINMEKPYIMRNEKNVYNKKVNFKFMNDRNMKRTGHENVINPLKEGYKNNEYSTYAYKNYPSEHYPNMDNTPDSHDAYDGYRGDLYLNPQYSDMEKHEDVRSYQNSYPYETQNEKGALTIIRLPAENKKQNMNVKQHIVTTNYYKHEDIPNIASCVVPLSDESLKESLEKSKESLSGGENDKNLKSIIRGNSLRNKSGSSLSVKFRLSKNDEKNVLTEKNDSVEKMKELNKKIEEHILSDELKNLKIDRNVTERKRASIFDDSKAKPRNEKKNETSNKIVLDSNKVKKATEIKLKKIQHVTGLLEKYDIPNPFEKYYKDSIDYSQLMGQNNNAKLFNLALTVSNNYYKFIVKSMERAEIKEVFNDKRKKMLLKLIVLLGNQINSEIKKKFVEANAFEPSKEQELKKEYDVKSKMSDKEKEIKIEEHNLICKYWEKQSECMSMLIDEWNKISDILESINIDPNNIMSSLLSLYGEKTVNDFHLSLEEIKKANIELNVNTDDISIPEINEEDINKFDPSNMTILNLIEDIKWDMDLEYSINQIREEWKNENKQNKKIIQKKIIEGIKHRVGLLDYLNKVEINLNAFAKIIEGRMISNDDVKSQLLSIQDMSEEGLLSKLLENLKCNKMDINAESFKTPTSFFVSHHLPMTVCSYSDHSNIDELKDMNETNSNADIKDDEKKMTDENDAIDTQNKNEHND; translated from the exons atgaataattataatggtagaaaaatattttctaatttagaaaagaaaggagatatgaatgatatacttaaaataaagaaaacGAGAGCAGACAAGATATTTGCGTTTGACACATCAGGtgagaataataatattataacaaaCGATAAGTATATGAATAATGGAAATAGGAATGTAGATGTAGGAAATGAAAAGATGTTcaattataatatgaaggatataaataaaaagcATTTGTTAAAGAatgatacatataataataatgattttaataaaaagatatattatgacaaacataataataatgaaaaaaattatatgaaagtaataaatacaaatataaatgataataaaaatatttatgtagataaaaattacttcgatgaaaataatttaataaaagataGATCTAAATTTAGAAGATTAGAGACATTCAACGAGAGTGACCAGATTAATAATGCATGTGcatataatgaaataaatgataatataaataataatacaaataataatacaaataataatacaaataataatacaaataataatacaaataataatacaaataataatacaaatagTAACACAAgtaataatacaaataataatacaaataataatacaaataataatatggagGTTTAtccaaataatataaaattaaattatgagtatagtaaaaaaaacaatGAAAAGTATGATTCATATGatgaatatgaaaaatataaaaattttaatcAAAGGAATGTAGCATtcacaaaaaataatgaaccaaatatgaattttaaatattcaaGAATTAATAGAATGGGGGGTAATTATATTCCTCCGACAGATTCAAGAGGTATAATGATATCTAAAAAAATGTCTTCGACATTTCATATGAGGGATAAAATAAATGCTCCTATAGTTTATCAGTCAAATGAgaatgatgataatatgaataatattaataacatGAACACActaaataatcataataataataataataataatagtaatagtaaCAATAGTGGTGTTATTAAAGATGATACTACTAAATctagtaataataatataacaaatatggatttattaaaaaatgatagCATTACTAAAGATAGTTTAAATAACGATGAGTTTgtacaaaataatttgGAGAAACATGATATACCActtaatacaaataatgaatttgcaagaaataaaagtatgaataaaaagaatatgatgatgaatcaaaataatttatatctaCAACATGATAAACAAATGggaaatattataaaaaaatatgttgTAGAGGATAACAATAGTAATATGGAAGAAGAACAAGTTAATGCTAGCCATATGATGaaatatcataattatgTTAATCATAATAAAGAAAGAGGACATgtatcaaataataatataaataataatataaataataatataaataataataacaatgtAGGAGATAATGAAGCCAATaggaaaaaagaatatcataatttttctttgaGTACAATTGATTCTACATATTCTAATCAGAACAATTTAGAGAAAAAATTCGGATCCAAATTTATAGATGTTCATCATCACAATGTTAGAAAGgaaaatgtaataatagATACGCCTCctcaaaataatatagattatgtcgatgaaaaaaaaaaattagttcatatggaaaaaatagaaaataaatataacatgATGGTTAATGATACTAAAAATAgtgatataaaaaataatgatacgaaaaagaaaaataataataatatgaataatatgaataatgtgaataatatgaataatatgaataatgtgaataatatgaataatatgaataatgtgaataatatgaatcatatgaataatgtgaataatatgaataatgtgaataatatgaataatatgaataatatgaataatagTAGTATACCTTGTGGTGTTATGGCCATTGATAATAACAACTGCAATGTTGTACCTATGGAATATGCACACTTATCAGAATATGAATATgaaaatgtaataaaaaagaattataaaccttgttttaaaaaagatcATATGATTCATATGGATAAGAATCGATTTATGGATAAGGGTGATGTAGGTGTTGTTATGTctaaaaattatgaatttaataaaaaggaagGTACCAAAAAAATCATTCCACAAGAATATGTTAATgatattaatgataatatgcATATGACAAATAATATGCCCTATGGTATTAGAAAAGAACTTATAATcaatgataataataattataataataataataataaattacaTCAAGATAAgattatgataaataatatgatgaGAGAAAACAAAGgtaatatgaaaaaaaatatacctCATTTTGGTAGCTCACCAAAATATGATGAAAGTCAATTAAGAAGACAAgctataaaaaatgtagataaaatggaaataaattataaaaataaaaatactatgaattatgataataatgatatgatgttaataaaatatgataatacaaatgaaGAAATACATGGAATGTTTCAGTCAGATGAGGAGTatgacaataataatttatatgataatattaaaggtgatataaatatggaaaaaccatatattatgagaaatgagaaaaatgtatataataaaaaagttaattttaaatttatgaATGATAGGAATATGAAAAGAACAGGTCATgaaaatgtaataaatcCTTTAAAAGAAggttataaaaataatgaatattcAACTTATGCTTATAAAAATTACCCATCAGAACATTATCCTAATATGGATAATACCCCTGATAGTCATGATGCTTATGATGGTTACCGAGGGGACCTTTATTTAAATCCTCAGTATTCAg ATATGGAAAAACATGAAGATGTGAGGAGCTATCAAAATAGTTACCCTTATGAAACTCAAAATG AGAAAGGAGCCCTGACCATTATACGCCTTCCTGCAGAGAATAAGAAAcaa AATATGAATGTAAAGCAACATATAGTTACAACGAATTATTATAAGCATGAGGACATACCAAACATAGCTTCTTGCGTAGTACCATTATCGGACGAATCATTAAAAG AATCTTTAGAAAAGTCGAAAGAATCCTTGAGTGGCGGAGAAAACGacaaaaat cTGAAATCGATTATCAGAGGAAACTCTCTAAGAAATAAAAGTGGCTCGTCATTGAGTGTCAAATTTAGGCTATCAAAGAATGATGAGAAAAATGTTTTaacagaaaaaaatgattcTGTCGAAAAGATgaaagaattaaataaaaaaatagagGAGCATATATTATCTGATGAATTGAAGAATTTAAAGATAGATAGAAATGTAACTGAAAGAAAAAGAGCATCGATATTTGATGATTCGAAAGCAAAACCaagaaatgaaaagaaaaatgaaacGAGCAACAAGATCGTCTTAGATTCAAATAAAGTAAAGAAAGCAACagaaattaaattaaaaaaaattcaacATGTTACAGGAttattagaaaaatatgatatacCTAATCCTTTTgagaaatattataaggATTCTATAGATTATTCTCAGCTAATGGgtcaaaataataatgcaAAGCTTTTTAATTTAGCATTAACg gTGTCGAATAATTACTACAAGTTCATTGTGAAAAGTATGGAGAGAGCTGAAATTAAAGAAGTCTTTAATGATAAGAGAAAGAAAATGTTGTTAAAGTTAATAGTTTTATTAGGAAATCAAATAAATAGTGagataaaaaagaaatttgTGGAGGCAAATGCATTTGAACCATCCAAAGAACAGGAGTTG aaaaaagaatatgaTGTAAAATCCAAAATGAGCGACaaggaaaaagaaataaaaattgaaGAACATAATTTAATATGCAAGTATTGGGAAAAACAAAGTGAATGTATGAGTATGCTAATAGATGAGTGGAATAAAATTTCAGATATACTTGAATCTATTAATATTGATCcgaataatattatgagttctttattatcattatatgGAGAAAAAACAGTTAACGATTTTCATTTATCTCttgaagaaataaaaaaagcTAATATAGAATTAAACGTAAATACTGATGATATAAGTATCCCAGAAATTAATGaagaagatataaataagttTGATCCTTCGAATATGACTATACTAAATTTAATAGag GATATAAAATGGGATATGGATTTGGAATATTCAATTAACCAAATTAGAGAAGAATGgaaaaatgaaaacaaacaaaataaaaaaattatacaaaaaaag ATTATTGAGGGTATTAAACACCGCGTTGGGTTATTAGATTATCTGAACAAAGTAGAAATAAACTTGAACGCCTTTGCAAAAATTATTGAAGGGAGAATGATATCAAATGATGACGTAAAAAGTCAATTATTATCTATACAAGATATGAGTGAAGAAGGGTTACTTTCGAAGCTTTTAGAAAATTTgaaatgtaataaaatgGATATAAATGCTGAATCTTTTAAAACACCAacttctttttttgtttctCATCACTTACCTATGACAGTATGTTCATATAGTGATCATTCAAATATTGATGAATTAAAGGATATGAATGAAACTAATAGTAATGCTGATATTAAAGAcgatgaaaaaaaaatgactGATG